A region from the Sandaracinus amylolyticus genome encodes:
- the infA gene encoding translation initiation factor IF-1 has translation MARRRRNEDAFYEEDNERDDHVKLDGVISNVYAGGQFEVKTDAGAVVRAQLCGRMRKYRIRVILGDRVTVALSPYDLTHGMIVYRAK, from the coding sequence GTGGCAAGGCGACGGAGAAACGAAGACGCGTTCTACGAGGAAGACAACGAGCGTGACGATCACGTCAAGCTCGACGGCGTGATCTCGAACGTCTACGCCGGTGGTCAGTTCGAGGTGAAGACGGACGCAGGCGCGGTGGTCCGCGCGCAGCTCTGCGGCCGCATGCGCAAGTACCGCATCCGCGTGATCCTCGGCGATCGCGTGACGGTCGCGCTCAGCCCGTACGACCTCACCCACGGGATGATCGTCTACCGCGCGAAGTGA
- a CDS encoding glycerophosphodiester phosphodiesterase, whose protein sequence is MITRLRARGGRPFVYGHRGASKRAPENTLRAFALALDEGADGVELDVRLSRDGIVMVAHDPDLQRVAKRPERVADLDAATLRTIDAGGDTIPTLDDTLDLALARGALVNVELKGDVPDRLALARAVASLFARRRPSEREGLFVSSFRPEILVALRALRARVPLAFLFDPEHTGEVRGALLRRVTPSDGLHPHHTLCTPGAITRWHARGHFVNAWTVNAPERALALAAAGIDGLITDDPAGLVAALRR, encoded by the coding sequence GTGATCACACGGCTTCGCGCGCGCGGCGGTCGTCCCTTCGTCTACGGTCATCGCGGCGCGTCGAAGCGCGCGCCCGAGAACACGCTGCGCGCGTTCGCGCTCGCGCTCGACGAGGGCGCCGACGGCGTCGAGCTCGACGTCCGCCTCAGCCGCGACGGCATCGTGATGGTCGCGCACGACCCCGATCTGCAGCGCGTGGCGAAGCGCCCCGAGCGCGTCGCCGATCTCGACGCGGCGACGCTCCGCACGATCGACGCCGGCGGCGACACGATCCCGACGCTCGACGACACGCTCGATCTCGCGCTCGCGCGCGGCGCGCTGGTCAACGTCGAGCTCAAGGGCGACGTGCCCGACCGCCTCGCCCTGGCGCGCGCCGTCGCGAGCCTGTTCGCGCGCCGCAGGCCCAGCGAGCGCGAGGGGCTCTTCGTCTCGTCGTTCCGCCCCGAGATCCTCGTCGCGCTCCGTGCGCTCCGCGCCCGCGTCCCGCTCGCGTTCCTGTTCGATCCCGAGCACACCGGCGAGGTGCGCGGCGCCCTCCTCCGCCGCGTGACCCCGTCCGACGGGCTGCACCCTCACCACACGCTCTGCACGCCGGGCGCGATCACGCGCTGGCACGCGCGCGGCCACTTCGTGAACGCGTGGACCGTCAACGCGCCCGAGCGCGCGCTCGCCCTCGCCGCCGCGGGCATCGACGGGCTCATCACCGACGATCCCGCCGGGCTCGTGGCCGCGCTGCGCCGCTGA
- a CDS encoding tetratricopeptide repeat protein: MSESFADRKLEIARRFLAQRHWAGAIGVLKDVLGAEPNHADAHLMLALALYEQRRIHAALHEAETGLALAPESANAHRVLGVVLIGMRRLDDAQRHLDAALALEPADVPAHVALSTLATLRGRRDEARRWLEKALAIDPTDPETLADLARLEAQAGDLAAAEQHAREALEEHPGASSALVAMGLVLLKKGDVAGAREHAIWALRNDATDLEALNLLAQVKARESLWLGLWWRWASFTSVLGDGRSVALMLATFITYRIARLVLEDLDLEGAASLLQYAWLAVCAYTWIGPGVFRRMLDKELETVSLRDDY; the protein is encoded by the coding sequence GTGAGCGAGTCGTTCGCGGATCGGAAGCTCGAGATCGCGCGTCGCTTCCTCGCGCAGCGCCACTGGGCCGGAGCGATCGGCGTGCTGAAGGACGTGCTCGGCGCCGAGCCGAATCACGCCGACGCGCACCTGATGCTCGCGCTCGCGCTCTACGAGCAGCGCCGCATCCACGCCGCGCTGCACGAGGCCGAGACCGGGCTCGCGCTCGCGCCCGAGAGCGCGAACGCGCACCGCGTGCTCGGCGTCGTGCTGATCGGCATGCGCCGGCTCGACGATGCGCAGCGCCACCTCGATGCCGCCCTCGCGCTCGAGCCCGCCGACGTGCCGGCGCACGTCGCGCTCTCCACGCTCGCGACGCTGCGAGGCCGACGCGACGAAGCGCGTCGCTGGCTCGAGAAGGCGCTCGCGATCGATCCCACCGATCCCGAGACGCTCGCCGATCTCGCGCGGCTCGAGGCCCAGGCGGGTGATCTCGCGGCCGCCGAGCAGCACGCGCGCGAGGCGCTCGAGGAGCACCCCGGCGCGTCGAGCGCGCTCGTCGCGATGGGCCTCGTGCTGCTCAAGAAGGGCGACGTCGCGGGCGCGCGCGAGCACGCGATCTGGGCGCTCCGCAACGACGCCACCGATCTCGAGGCGCTGAACCTGCTCGCGCAGGTGAAGGCGCGCGAGAGCCTGTGGCTCGGCCTGTGGTGGCGGTGGGCGAGCTTCACGAGCGTGCTCGGCGACGGACGCTCGGTCGCGCTGATGCTCGCGACGTTCATCACCTACCGCATCGCGCGCCTCGTGCTCGAGGATCTCGATCTCGAGGGCGCGGCGTCGCTGCTCCAGTACGCGTGGCTCGCGGTCTGCGCGTACACGTGGATCGGGCCCGGCGTGTTCCGTCGCATGCTCGACAAGGAGCTCGAGACGGTGAGCCTCCGCGACGATTACTGA